In Kwoniella shandongensis chromosome 10, complete sequence, one genomic interval encodes:
- a CDS encoding trimethyllysine dioxygenase, with product MSKPTTTIARHLAKLGRRTGVSLHPFNRLALPSTQTPQSRSRSLSTASPKERRPASEPRPTTIPTATFDQQHTTVSWPDGRESRFDNYFLFDHCRCSKCFQTQTKQRLKTLTELPTDIQPVSVETDTAGLHITWSTSPPHKSTYPSQFLKKAAYDPPLASYHEAEDSRILWNSKIVQSPPTVDHQDLVHSKAETSERGILKLLNRVHDFGFCFITDVPPTADDTKWLIERIAPIRQTHYGGFWSFTADLSHGDLAYSNEGLPAHTDTTYFTDPAGLQIFHLLSHPSPPGTGGTTLLVDAFYTASLLSTLYPNSYSLLSRLRVPAHASGTPGTILRPTISQPAFSHDEKGQLSLVRWNNEDRGVVGRGWTPEEVKGWYQASRRFEELNRSEDAEYWVQLSPGTVLVIDNWRVMHGRSAFTGSRTMCGAYVGADDWKSRRAVLTKKYEGRRKDPAAISGDVDWSVGW from the exons ATGAGCAAGCCTACAACGACAATAGCGAGACACCTCGCAAAGCTCGGACGACGGACTGGCGTCTCTCTCCACCCTTTCAACCGTCTAGCTCTGCCCTCGACGCAGACCCCTCAATCTCGCTCAAGGTCATTGAGCACCGCTTCGCCCAAGGAACGACGACCAGCGTCAGAGCCTCGACCTACTACGATCCCTACTGCGACCTTTGATCAACAACACACTACAGTTTCATGGCCAGATGGCAGGGAGTCGCGTTT TGATAATTATTTCCTGTTCGACCATTGTCGATGTTCGAAATGCTTTCAGACCCAAACGAAACAACGTCTGAAAACCCTaacagag CTCCCCACCGACATACAACCCGTATCTGTCGAGACCGACACTGCCGGATTACACATAACGTGgtcgacttctcctcctcacaaGTCTACGTACCCCTCACAATTCCTAAAGAAAGCAGCGTACGACCCACCCCTTGCATCTTATCACGAGGCAGAAGACAG TCGAATCTTATGGAATTCGAAGATTGTTCAATCACCACCTACGGTCGATCATCAGGATCTGGTCCATTCAAAAGCCGAGACTAGCGAGCGTGGGATCCTGAAGCTGCTCAACAGAGTG CACGACTTTGGTTTCTGTTTCATTACGGATGTGCCTCCGACGGCTGACGATACAAAATGGCTTATCGAGCGGATTGCCCCCATTCGACAGACGCATT ACGGCGGTTTTTGGTCTTTCACCGCCGACTTGAGTCACGGTGATTTGGCCTATAGCAACGAAGGATTACCCGCTCACACCGACACGACCTACTTCACCGATCCTGCCGGCTTACAAATTTTCCATCtactctctcatccttcaccACCCGGAACTGGCGGCACCACACTTCTCGTAGACGCATTTTACACCGCCTCCCTCCTATCGACCCTGTACCCAAACTCATATTCCCTCTTATCGAGACTACGTGTACCCGCTCACGCGTCCGGGACACCGGGTACGATATTAAGACCTACGATCAGTCAACCTGCTTTCAGTCACGATGAAAAGGGACAACTGAGTCTTGTTAGATGGAACAACGAAGATAGGGGCGTAGTGGGACGAGGTTGGACACCGGAAGAAGTGAAGGGATGGTATCAGGCTTCAAGGAGATTTGAGGAATTGAACAGGAGCGAAGATGCAGAGTATTGGGTTCAGTTGAGTCCAGGCACTGTCTTAG TCATTGACAACTGGCGAGTGATGCACGGTCGTTCGGCATTCACAGGTTCCAGAACGATGTGCGGCGCATACGTCGGTGCGGACGACTGGAAATCTCGACGAGCGGTCCTTACGAAGAAATACGAAGGGAGGAGAAAAGATCCAGCTGCTATCAGCGGCGACGTCGATTGGAGCGTCGGTTGGTAA
- a CDS encoding tyrosine aminotransferase, with protein sequence MDRTCISSPPFFFFFQRAIHKTFHSTLSINLLYISFITMPDIQLLTRDVNGPNTAPIKPRVERQWNIKAAPAVARSRNPIRETLASITANPPSTSATLINLGLGDPTHYPLAAPPPAATTAVRDALESERSNGYVLGAGTIEARQAVADYHKKWDNVDYTVDSIVLTHGVGHAIDMIFSILCPHGDSKANVLLPRPGFSQYSSLLASFGTDIRYYDCIEEKNWEVDVEMIDSLCDENTKALVIINPSNPCGSNYSRESLQKIVAVAEKNKVVVIADEIYGHMTWDGAFTPLAALSDSVPILTLSGLSKRFLLPGWRFGWICLHDPLSVAGDIKRGMATSGNRFMGPSSLTQKALPEILATPGSWFDEVTAKIETNAKIMYNAIQATPGISTNFPSGALYMLVRIDPKILPQLADDVAFATALYREEAVFALPGICFEAPGYVRLVLGAPADIMSEVAERLRAFCERHARV encoded by the exons ATGGACCGCACATGCATCTCTAgtcctcccttcttcttcttcttccaacgAGCAATTCATAAAACCTTCCATTCCACTCTATCAATCAACCTACTGTATATATCCTTCATCACAATGCCTGACATCCAGTTGCTCACCAGGGACGTGAACGGTCCCAACACTGCTCCGATCAAGCCTCGCGTTGAACGACAATGGAACATCAAGGCTGCTCCTGCTGTC GCTCGATCTCGGAACCCTATTCGTGAAACATTAGCTTCGATCACTGCCaaccctccttccacctctgcaaCACTCATCAATCTCGGATTAGGCGACCCAACACACTACCCCCTCGCAGCTCCCCCACCGGCAGCTACCACTGCTGTCAGAGATGCATTGGAGAGTGAAAGGTCGAACGGATATGTACTGGGAGCAGGAACGATCGAGGCTAGACAGGCTGTGGCAGATTATCACAAGAAATGGGACAATGTCGATTACACAGTAGACAGCATCGTCCTC ACACACGGCGTTGGTCATGCTATCGATATGATCTTCAGCATCCTCTGTCCTCATGGCGATAGCAAAGCGAATGTACTTCTCCCTCGACCTGGATTCAGCCAGTACAGCTCCTTGCTTGCGAGCTTCGGTACCGATATCAGATACTATGACTGtattgaggagaagaactggGAGGTCGATGTGGAAATGATTGACAGTTTGTGTGACGAGAACACAAAAGCTTTGGTCATC ATCAACCCGTCCAACCCGTGTGGATCCAACTACTCTCGCGAGTCTTTGCAGAAGATCGTGGCGGTTgccgagaagaacaaggtggTCGTCATTGCTGACGAGATCTACGGCCACATG ACATGGGATGGCGCTTTCACTCCTCTCGCGGCGCTGTCCGACTCCGTTCCTATCCTTACACTTTCCGGTTTATCCAAACGATTCCTCCTCCCTGGATGGAGATTCGGTTGGATCTGCTTGCACGACCCATTAAGCGTAGCTGGAGATATCAAGCGGGGTATGGCGACGAGTGGTAATCGATTTATGGGTCCTTCATCTCTTACCCAAAAGGCTTTACCGGAGATCTTGGCTACGCCAGGAAGCTGGTTTGATGAAGTCACAGCGAAGATCGAG ACTAACGCCAAGATCATGTACAACGCAATCCAAGCCACCCCCGGAATCAGCACAAACTTCCCCTCTGGAGCACTATACATGCTCGTCCGAATCGATCCCAAAATATTACCCCAGCTCGCCGACGACGTAGCCTTTGCTACCGCGCTctatcgagaagaagcggtATTCGCTCTTCCTGGTATCTGTTTCGAAGCGCCAGGATACGTCAGATTGGTCTTGGGTGCTCCAGCGGACATCATGAGTGAGGTGGCGGAGAGACTGCGAGCGTTCTGTGAGAGACATGCGAGGGTTTAA